In a single window of the Agrobacterium fabrum str. C58 genome:
- a CDS encoding class I SAM-dependent methyltransferase: protein MAPYKQVKLPKPGPNALAIITTAVRDGVVTVESQQQGISANKSVSNGYLTRDKKDAKTYYPTDRAREMLAMLEGIAEPGDMPERETETAVVPVVDASGLVATVERARALLDEGDVMNARIVASVAYNQAKTAAQFAEQIGATEKLVAKARRMQADALLIEARAKILIADKWDEAKAAGTASSGGRPKTTSDGSGFFVADTGLSSKELVEARKLAAAEHREPGIVERAIQARLAAGLEPTKANLRAAVGTASATKEERGANLYETPPEAMFTLLALEEFSACVLEPACGRGAISRMLEAFHYGVVLADINDYGTADSNGELQAVQDFLTSQPDEPGSYDIVTNPPYGDVLNAFVAHALRIYQPRKMALLLNLNFLCGFADDDRNFVMDDCPPARVYVFKRRLPMMHRDGWEGNKASSRMNTAWFVWERDESGNYGSATVVRRVDWKDFQPQETAVTAESEAA from the coding sequence ATGGCCCCTTACAAGCAAGTCAAGCTTCCCAAGCCCGGCCCGAACGCTCTTGCGATCATTACCACAGCCGTTCGCGATGGTGTAGTGACGGTCGAATCGCAGCAGCAGGGTATCAGCGCGAATAAGTCCGTCAGCAACGGTTACCTGACGCGGGACAAGAAAGACGCCAAGACCTATTACCCGACCGACCGCGCCCGCGAAATGCTGGCGATGCTGGAAGGCATTGCGGAGCCGGGCGACATGCCGGAACGCGAAACGGAAACCGCCGTGGTGCCGGTCGTGGACGCTTCCGGATTGGTCGCCACGGTAGAGCGGGCGCGTGCGCTGCTGGACGAAGGCGACGTTATGAACGCCCGCATCGTCGCATCGGTCGCCTATAATCAGGCGAAGACCGCCGCGCAATTCGCCGAACAGATCGGCGCAACCGAAAAGCTGGTCGCCAAGGCTCGGCGCATGCAGGCCGACGCGCTTTTGATCGAAGCCCGCGCGAAAATCCTCATTGCCGACAAATGGGATGAGGCGAAAGCGGCGGGAACTGCATCTTCCGGCGGCAGGCCGAAAACCACTTCCGATGGAAGTGGTTTTTTCGTTGCTGACACGGGACTCTCAAGTAAGGAACTTGTTGAGGCCCGCAAGCTCGCTGCGGCGGAACATCGTGAACCCGGCATTGTAGAGCGTGCAATTCAGGCGCGTCTTGCCGCCGGGCTGGAACCGACGAAGGCTAACCTTCGTGCGGCGGTCGGCACGGCCAGCGCCACGAAGGAAGAGCGCGGGGCGAACCTCTACGAGACGCCGCCGGAAGCGATGTTTACGCTGTTGGCGCTGGAAGAATTTTCCGCATGCGTGCTGGAACCCGCCTGCGGACGCGGTGCCATCTCGCGCATGCTGGAAGCGTTTCACTACGGCGTCGTGTTGGCCGATATCAACGATTACGGTACGGCGGATAGCAACGGCGAATTGCAGGCGGTGCAGGATTTCTTGACCTCGCAGCCGGACGAACCGGGTTCGTACGATATCGTCACCAATCCGCCCTACGGCGACGTGCTGAACGCCTTCGTCGCCCACGCCCTGCGGATTTACCAGCCGCGCAAGATGGCGCTTTTGCTCAATCTGAATTTCCTCTGCGGGTTCGCGGACGACGACCGCAATTTCGTTATGGACGATTGCCCGCCCGCACGCGTCTACGTTTTCAAGCGCCGTCTCCCGATGATGCACCGCGACGGATGGGAAGGAAACAAAGCCAGCAGCCGCATGAATACGGCGTGGTTTGTTTGGGAGCGTGACGAGTCCGGAAATTACGGCAGCGCCACCGTGGTCCGCCGTGTGGATTGGAAGGATTTCCAGCCGCAGGAAACCGCCGTCACGGCGGAAAGCGAGGCGGCATGA
- a CDS encoding Cro/CI family transcriptional regulator, translating to MAAMKGELSSFVHLSIACIDFKAVLLIALMETNLNQNGLIAVKGAAGGASAIARAIGVTPQAVAQWKAIPPEHVLKLEKAFGVSRHIQRADVFGPAELEAAE from the coding sequence ATGGCCGCGATGAAAGGGGAACTTTCATCTTTCGTCCATTTAAGTATAGCTTGCATCGATTTTAAAGCTGTGCTTTTAATCGCGCTCATGGAAACGAACCTCAATCAGAATGGGTTAATCGCAGTAAAAGGTGCCGCAGGCGGCGCTAGCGCGATTGCGCGCGCGATTGGGGTAACCCCGCAAGCGGTGGCGCAGTGGAAGGCAATTCCGCCAGAGCATGTCCTTAAGCTCGAAAAAGCCTTCGGTGTTTCCCGCCATATTCAGCGCGCGGACGTGTTCGGACCCGCTGAGTTGGAGGCCGCAGAATGA
- a CDS encoding XRE family transcriptional regulator yields the protein MDHIELRKKIGQAIRTARIRRGLVMRDLAEAGGVSTGAVGNWERGANAIAMEHLQAISQKLRIDPVALSNGSLRYLDEEEALADAEQVTDFGPAPTGPMDVEVLGVAVGGDDGDFTLNGEVSGYVRRPPGIAHLRKVFALHVLSDSMIPRYDPGELIYVGGREAVAGDHVVIEMFPDEGATVGKAYVKKLKGRTKGAIVCEQYNPPKELQFDQYAIKNMWRIIPLRELLGY from the coding sequence ATGGATCACATCGAACTTAGAAAAAAAATTGGCCAAGCCATTAGAACCGCACGTATTCGGCGCGGCTTGGTTATGCGCGATCTAGCCGAAGCGGGTGGCGTCAGCACTGGCGCAGTCGGCAACTGGGAACGCGGCGCGAATGCTATTGCCATGGAGCATCTGCAAGCCATCTCGCAAAAGCTGCGAATCGATCCTGTTGCGCTCAGCAACGGTTCGCTGCGGTATCTTGATGAAGAGGAAGCCCTCGCCGACGCCGAACAGGTCACAGATTTCGGACCTGCGCCGACAGGCCCTATGGACGTTGAGGTCTTGGGGGTAGCTGTCGGCGGAGATGACGGAGATTTCACCTTGAACGGCGAAGTGTCCGGGTATGTTCGAAGACCCCCAGGAATTGCGCATCTTAGGAAAGTCTTCGCACTCCACGTACTCAGTGACAGCATGATTCCAAGATACGACCCCGGCGAACTCATCTATGTCGGCGGGCGCGAGGCTGTAGCAGGGGATCACGTGGTTATTGAAATGTTCCCAGACGAGGGCGCGACAGTCGGCAAGGCATATGTGAAGAAGCTCAAAGGGCGGACGAAGGGCGCTATAGTCTGCGAACAATACAATCCGCCAAAGGAACTACAGTTTGACCAGTATGCCATCAAGAACATGTGGCGCATCATCCCGCTTCGCGAACTGCTTGGCTATTAA